A single window of Zea mays cultivar B73 chromosome 10, Zm-B73-REFERENCE-NAM-5.0, whole genome shotgun sequence DNA harbors:
- the LOC118473533 gene encoding uncharacterized protein yields MQSAIAFSQKFTQPATPGSSVRVAALTLANNSQPAACSPARASISLSREPYLSSLPWKLSLPLESGTKRCVWKPPPRSRLAHVHLPRREPTKQFSHPLAPSSARTACVPASARALVWLGSLPARRRGQPASPRRRGLWPCSVSKSLSCSAVPRHRRGRTAVARPSTSRRASTPPRSSQHHHHLTVASSHPLCTETPTAARQHQSSDCDPFPSFEESSVKLQRPSDQALRVLQS; encoded by the exons ATGCA ATCTGCTATTGCTTTTTCCCAAAAGTTCACGCAGCCGGCCACGCCCGGCTCCTCTGTCCGTGTGGCCGCACTCACGCTCGCGAACAACAGCCAGCCCGCAGCCTGCTCACCTGCCCGAGCCTCCATCTCGCTGAGTCGCGAACCTTACTTGTCATCCCTTCCTTGGAAACTATCTCTCCCGCTTGAATCGGGCACGAAGCGATGCGTATGGAAACCGCCGCCACGATCTCGCCTAGCCCATGTTCATCTTCCCCGAAGAGAGCCCACGAAGCAGTTTTCTCACCCACTCGCGCCCAGCTCAGCTAGAACCGCCTGCGTCCCGGCCTCTGCCCGGGCGCTCGTCTGGCTCGGCAGCCTGCCTGCGCGGCGGCGTGGCCAGCCAGCcagcccgcggcggcgcggcttGTGGCCCTGTTCGGTCAGCAAGTCGCTATCGTGCTCGGCTGTTCCCAGGCATCGACGAGGAAGAACCGCCGTCGCGCGTCCATCGACGTCGCGTCGCGCGTCCACGCCGCCACGGAGCTCACAGCATCACCACCACCTCACCGTAGCGTCGTCACATCCGCTCTGCACCGAAACACCAACTGCAGCACGCCAACACCAAAGCTCTG attgcgatccatttccgagcttcgaggaatcgagtgTCAAGCTTCAgcgaccaagtgatcaagctcttcgagttctacaaagttga
- the LOC103642977 gene encoding uncharacterized protein: protein MGVCGPRSGSAIAFSQKFTQPATPGSSVRVAALTLANNSQPAACSPARASISLSREPYLSSLPWKLSLPLESGTKRCVWKPPPRSRLAHVHLPRREPTKQFSHPLAPSSARTACVPASARALVWLGSLPARRRGQPASPRRRGLWPCSVSKSLSCSAVPRHRRGRTAVARPSTSRRASTPPRSSQHHHHLTVASSHPLCTETPTAARQHQSSDCDPFPSFEESSVKLQRPSDQALRVLQS, encoded by the exons ATGGGTGTGTGCGGCCCACGATCAGG ATCTGCTATTGCTTTTTCCCAAAAGTTCACGCAGCCGGCCACGCCCGGCTCCTCTGTCCGTGTGGCCGCACTCACGCTCGCGAACAACAGCCAGCCCGCAGCCTGCTCACCTGCCCGAGCCTCCATCTCGCTGAGTCGCGAACCTTACTTGTCATCCCTTCCTTGGAAACTATCTCTCCCGCTTGAATCGGGCACGAAGCGATGCGTATGGAAACCGCCGCCACGATCTCGCCTAGCCCATGTTCATCTTCCCCGAAGAGAGCCCACGAAGCAGTTTTCTCACCCACTCGCGCCCAGCTCAGCTAGAACCGCCTGCGTCCCGGCCTCTGCCCGGGCGCTCGTCTGGCTCGGCAGCCTGCCTGCGCGGCGGCGTGGCCAGCCAGCcagcccgcggcggcgcggcttGTGGCCCTGTTCGGTCAGCAAGTCGCTATCGTGCTCGGCTGTTCCCAGGCATCGACGAGGAAGAACCGCCGTCGCGCGTCCATCGACGTCGCGTCGCGCGTCCACGCCGCCACGGAGCTCACAGCATCACCACCACCTCACCGTAGCGTCGTCACATCCGCTCTGCACCGAAACACCAACTGCAGCACGCCAACACCAAAGCTCTG attgcgatccatttccgagcttcgaggaatcgagtgTCAAGCTTCAgcgaccaagtgatcaagctcttcgagttctacaaagttga